The sequence GAAGAGAATGCTATTGAGAATTTGACTGAAGATCTACCAACAGTCATCGCAGAGTTGGAAAAAAAATGTAAACAGAATCCAGACAATGTTGTTACTTTGCATCACCTTGGGCTTGTTTATTTGAAATCCGGGAGGATCGACGAGGCTATAGAGTGTCTTGAAAAGTGTCTTGTGATTGATGAACAGGCTAATCAGCCTATGATTAATCTGGGAGCTATTTATTTCGGTCAGGGAAATCTGGATAAGGCTCAGGAGCTAAATGAAATGGCAATCAAGGTTCAGCCTGACACTTCAGCACAGGCCCACGCAAATCTTGGATTGATCTGGCAACAGCGCAATGAGCTTGATAAGTCAATTGCCTCCTACGAGAAGGCCATTCAGTACGATCCCAAACTTGCAACCGTGTGGATGAATCTTACATCCGTGCTCACCATGAAAGGTGAAGACGATCGTGCGTTAAAGGCAGCCACTAAGGCAACCCAACTTGAGCCCGATTCAGCTCTTGCGCAGAATAATCTTGCTGTCGCTCTCTTTTTCAGTGGTGATTATCCCAAAGCAAAGGTCCACATGGAAAAAGCCATAGAATTAGGGTATTCCGTTGATCCCAATTTTATTGCAGGCTTGGAAGAGAAGTTAGCATAGTATTATGAAGAAACAAAAACTTACCACCGCCCCCTGGTGTCCGTTTTGTGGCCAGAAAGTTGGTCGGGCAACCGATGCCATTGAGCGGAAGATGCAGGAATTCCAGGTTGGTCGCTGTCAGTGTGGTGCTGTGTATACCTGTGACCCCACTGGTCACAATGTGGGCTCGGCAATGGTGGAGGCTCTTGTTTTTGCCTGCAATGATAACTGGGATTTCGCATGGGATCTGATGCCCGAGGATGATTATCTGACTGGGCGGGTAGAGGATTATGATGAGACCACCCATCAGGTAGTTAATACTCGAAACATTGATGGTCGTCCTGTTCGTGGCGTTCTTTATTTTGTCCGTCTCCATACTGAGATTGCTGAGATTGCCAAGCGGGTGAAAGAGAAGAAAGAGGCCTTGGCGCGAGAGACCATTACTCCGATACTGTCCGATGCTGTTGAAGCAATCCCGACTCCAGAACCACAGCTTGATCCGAAAAGAGTAAAACTCAAGTCTACGAAGAAAGGGGTTAAAGAGGCGAGAGACAGAGGAGATATCGATACTCTGGTCATGCTCTGTTTTGATAACAGGAAGACTCTTCGTCTTCTGCAGCGTCTTTTGTACGATGTCGACGAGGCCCGGCGTTGGGAAACGGCCTGGGTTATTGGTCAGGTCTGTTCCCGTGTTGCTACAAAAATGCCAGGCCAGGTGTCTGAGCTCGTTCACCGTCTCTTTGAAGCCTGTTCCGATTCGGCGGCGGCCCCCTGGGGAATGATTGAGGCTCTGGGCGAAGTTATTTCTGGCCGGCCAGATGTTTTTGGTGCTTTTACAAGGCATCTGCTGAACTATATGGGTGATGATTCCACTCAGGTTCAGGTCGTGTGGGCGCTTTCGAAAATTGCCGCTAAAAGGCCTGATCTTATTCGTGAGACGCCTTTTTTCAACCTGTTTCATTTTTTACAACATCCCAACCCTCAAATGCGCGGGCTTGTAGTGCAACTGCTGGGTCGGATAAGGGCAAAAGAAGTAAGCCTGCAGCTTATGGAGCTCAGTGATGATCAGGAAAAACTTGTTATATGGGAAAATAGAAAACCAGTAGAATATACAATTGCTGAACTGGTAACTGTTGCATTGAAACAGATCAGTGAAGGAGATATTAAAAAATGATTAGTAACATACAGTCCATGGCTGACATAAAGAAGGCTGGCCAGAAAGAAGAAAAAAAACGCTCATCAGATCCCATTCAGGCTGAGTATGATGATGGTATAGCATTTTTGAAAGAGAAGGATTTAGCCCAGGCAGCCGTTGCATTTCACAATGCTTTGCGTGGCTACGAGGAGAAAAAACATCAGGATGGAATCGCCAATGCCTCTAACCAGCTTGGCAATGTTTGTCTTGAAAAGGGCGAATTTGAAAAGGCCAAAGAACATTATCAACGTGCCTGGGATATCTGTGACCGTTTTGAAGACCCCATGAGCCTTCTGGCCCTGTCCATGCAACTGGTCACTGTCCATCGTGGTTTAAATGATAATACTGCAGCGCTGAATATCTGTTTTGATATGCTGGATACTCATAGTCTTAATAACAATCCTCAGGGAACCGTAGCCACTATGGAAACCATCGCGGATATTTATATGGCCATGGGTGACAAGGCTAAAGTTGCTGACACCTATCGTACGATTGCTTCCATCCATGCCAACTATAAGCATAAGAATATTGCTGAGAAATTTCTCACTCGAGCAAAAGAGCTGGAAGCCGAAGCGTAAGCCCCAGTAAAATATAGAGAGTAATGTTTACAGGAATAATAGAGGGCACCGGGAAGTTATTGGCCAAGCGTAATGTTGGTGGAGGGATGGCGTTTGATCTCCAGGCAGGTTTTGATCTCACAGATCCGGAAGAGGGAGAATCTATTGCGGTAAACGGTGTCTGTCTGACAGCTTATAATATTAAAGGACGGAAATTTACCGTTGATATCTCGCCCGAAAGCCTTTCACGCACCATCCTTGGTCGTATTGGTGTGGGAGGAGCGGTGAATATGGAACGGGCTCTTCAGCTGACTGATCGTCTTGGAGGGCATATCGTCTCGGGTCATGTCGACTGTGTGGCAACTGTTCGTGAAAGGCAGCCCAGTGGTGACTTTACCCTGTTCTCTTTTGGCTTCCCCAAAGAATTTGGCCGTTACGTTATTGAGAAGGGGTCGATAACTATTAATGGGGTGAGTCTTACTGTAAATAGTTGTACAATGGAAACCTTTGAGGTTTCCATTATCCCTCATACACTCCAGGTGACGACTCTTGGAGTGCTCAAGCGGGGAGATGAGGTGAATATCGAAGTGGATATCATAGGTAAGTATGTTGAAAAGATGCTTCTTCCGAGAGAGTCAGGAGGTACAGTTCCTGGATCAGGAACCACCATTAATCCGGCGTTTCTTGCAGAAAATGGATTTTTTTGATGCCCTTAATCCATTCTTTGCGGGGATAAGGTATTCTCCGCGAATATACGAAAAAATAATTAAATAGGTTGATTGTTATGGCAGTGAGTTCAATTGATGAAGTTCTTGAAGATATTAAAGCCGGTAAGATGGTTATCCTGGTTGACGATGAAGACCGAGAAAATGAGGGTGATCTCTATATGGCAGCGTCCGCAATCACACCCGAGGCGGTCAATTTTATGGCTACCCACGGCAGGGGGTTGATTTGTCTGACCCTGAGTCCTGAGTTGATCGACAAGCTGGAACTGCCTATGATGGTTTCTGAGAACAAATCGCCCTACGGCACTGGTTTTACCGTCAGTATTGAAGCTACAACCGGTGTGACAACAGGGATCTCTGCCGCAGATAGGGCACGTACCATTGAAGCTGCCGTGGCACCTGATGCTAAACCGACAGATATTATCAGCCCTGGTCACATCTTTCCCCTTCGTGCCCGTGAGGGTGGAGTCCTTGTTCGCCTTGGTCAGACTGAAGGGTCTGTCGATCTCTCCCGCCTTGCAGGGCTCACTGCAGCTGGTGTGATTTGTGAGATAATGAAAGCAGACGGAACCATGGCCCGGATGCCCGATCTTGAAATATTTGCAGCAGAACATGATTTGAAAATATGCACCATTGCCGATCTCGTTGCCTATCGTCTGCGTGAAGATGTTCTTGTGCATCGCGCGGCTGAGGCACGAATACCAACGGAACATGCAGGCGAGTTCACAGCTGTTGTGTATAAAAATGATGTTGACAGCTTTGAGCATCTTGCGCTTGTCAAAGGCCAGATAGACCCGGAGAAAAAGGTGCTTGTTAGGGTTCACTCCGAATGTTTGACAGGAGATGTGTTTGGGTCGGCCCGCTGTGACTGTGGAGACCAGCTCCATGCTGCCATGCGAATGATCGACCAGGAGGGAACTGGTGTTGTCCTCTATATGCGTCAGGAAGGACGCGGCATAGGTCTGGTCAATAAGTTGAAAGCATATAATCTGCAGGATGAAGGCCTGGATACCGTTGAGGCCAATCATAAACTCGGTTTTAAGGCGGATCTTCGTGACTATGGAATCGGTGCTCAGATTCTTCGTGATCTTGGGGTTCGGAAAATGAGTCTGCTCACCAACAACCCCAAGAAAATCATTGGTCTTGAGGGCTATGGAATAGAAGTCGTCGATCGCTTCCCCATTGAGATGGCGGCAAGTGAAGAAAACAAAGGATATCTCCAGTGCAAGCGTGATCGAATGGGCCATCTTATTGAAGTGGATGAAGATTGAGCGAGAAAGAAATTAATACAGGAAAGAAATAAGGACTCGGAAAATATGGCAAATTACATTGAAGGCAATTTAAAGGCGGACGGAAAGAAATTCGGGATTATTGTTGCCCGGTTTAATTCATTTATTTGTGAAAAGCTTCTTGAAGGTGCGCTGGACAGCCTGCTCCGGTCCGGAGCTTCTGACGGTGATATCGATGTTGTGAGGGTTCCAGGTGCATTTGAGATCCCCCTTATTGCCAAGAAAATGGCTAACTCCCAGAAGTACGATGCCATAATTTGTCTTGGAGTTGTTATTCGTGGTGCAACACCACATTTTGACGTTGTTGTGAATGAAGTCTCGAAAGGATCCGCCCAGGTTGGACTTGAAACCGAGGTTCCGGTTATTTTTGGTGTGTTGACTACCGAGACCATCGAACAGGCTATTGAACGTTCAGGTACGAAGGCTGGTAATAAAGGTTCTGAGGTTGCTGTTGCCGCCATTGAAATGGCAGACCTGATATCTAAGTTTCAATAAGAAGTTGTGGCTGTGTTGTTCGTACTCCTGCTACCTGTTTGATAAACGGGTAGTGGGGTATTCCCCTCCTTCCATGAATTGTTTTTTTTGTTTTTAACTATACATTCTTTTGTAAATTTGCCATGGGCATACGTCGAAAATCACGTGAAGCTGTGTTGCAGTTTCTCTTCCAGGATGATTTTAAGGGATTTGAAGCTGGATTTGATCAGGATCTGGCAAATCGTTTCGTCGATTTCTGTTCCCTGTACGATGTGCAGAAAAAAGCACGTCCCTATGCCCTCGAACTTCTCGAAGGTGTCTATGTCAGGCGTGCAGACGTTGATTCTGTGATAAAAAAACATGCAAGTAACTGGCGGCTGGAACGTATTGATTTGACGGACAGAAATGTTTTACGGATTGCAGTGTATGAAATGATATATTGTGATGATGTTCCACCAGAAGTTGCCATCAACGAGGCTGTTGAAATAGCCAAGCGCTTTGGTACAGGGGATTCTCCGTCTTTTGTCAATGGTGTACTTGATGCTGTGAAGACAGGGATCGCCAAGTAGTATTCTCTCTTTAATTAGTATTCAAACCGCTGTAGTTAGGCTCCTTCCCGCATAACTTGTCGTCTTGCAATTTTGAGCAAATCGATTACATCGATTACTGCTTATATTATCTTTTTCTCTCCTTTTTAATTTTTAAATATATAGTTATTTACCATGACACAAGTCAGCAAGAAAACACGGCCCAGCTTGAAACAGGAGGCCACCGCAGTTCTAGGGGTATTCCTGTCTCTGTTTCTTTTTCTCAGCCTTGCCTCTCCATATTTTGCAGGTGATGGTAATTGGGGGGGAGAGATAGGAATGTTGATTGCTCAGATTCTTACCGGTGTTACAGGGTGGGGGGCATATCTTCTTGCTGCTCTTCTGCTTATTCTCTCTTTTTTGTTTTTCAGTCCCAGGGTGGCTTTTGAACGTCTACCACAAATCACTGCAGGCCTGACCGGATCGGTACTTTCCGCCTGTGCGTTGTTTTCAGCCTTTTCTCTCAAAGGATGGGCATCAATTGATGCAGGCGGAGTCATTGGAAAAACCATATTCACTGTTATGCAGTCACTCGTGGGTGGTCCCGGAACAGTTCTTTTTCTTTTGCTTATTTTTCTGATGTCCTTCATGCTGTCGACTCAGTTTTCCCCCTATCAGCTTACTCTTTTTCTATGGCGTGTGACCAAAAAAGCAGGCTGTGGTCTCAGGAATATCCTCGTTTTTGGTAACGAGAGAAGAGTTATGCGAAAAGAGGCGAAGAGAAGTGCAAAGACTGTTACTGCTGTTGAGAATGGTCCAAGAGTGAGAATCCCTTCTGGTCGTGTAGGAAGAGAAACTCCTGATGCAGTAGGGCCAAGCCTTGGAATGCCAGTGGTGAAGGAGATTGCTAAAACGTCTGAAGTCTCAGATGATGATGACTTCGCCGCACGCCTCGTGGCTCGAGGTGACTGGAAACTGCCTCCCATAAGTCTTCTTGAAAAAAATAGCAGCCAGGGAGGCGTGGTTGATAAGGAAGTTTACTACCAGGTGTCTAAGAAGCTTGAGCAGAAATTAAAAAATTTCGGGGTTTCCGGTAAAGTTGTGGGGATATCCCCAGGCCCTGTGGTGACAACCTATGAATACTCCCCTGCGGCAGGAGTGAAAATAAATAAAATAGCGGGGCTTGCTGATGATCTTGCACTTGGGCTCAAGGCTCAATCTGTACGTGTTGTCGGTTCGGTTCCTGGTAAAGCTGCACTTGGCATTGAAATACCGAATCCGAATCGTTCAGTTGTTTATATTCGAGACCTGCTCGCCTCGGAGGAATATCGAAAAGTCGAGGATAAACTTGCTATTGTGCTTGGGCTTGATGTGGTTGGGGCACCTTCAATTGTCAATCTTGCTAAAATGCCGCATCTCTTGATTGCCGGTTCAACCGGCTCAGGAAAGAGTGTTGCTATTAATACCATTATTGCTTCGATTCTTTACAATGCGACTCCTGAAGAGGTGCGCCTGCTGATGGTGGATCCAAAACGTATTGAGTTGTCAGGTTATGAAGGGATCCCCCATCTTCTCCATCCTGTGGTGGTAGAACCGAAACTTGCATCTCGTGCCCTCATGTGGGCTGTACGAGAGATGGAGAGGCGCTATAAATTACTCGAAGTTGCCAGGGTGAAAAGCTTTGATTCGTATAATGAAAGTGCCGAAGAAAAACTCCCGTATATTGTAATTATTGTGGACGAGCTGGCTGATCTGATGATGGTTGCTTCTAAGGATGTTGAGTCTTCCATTGCAAGGCTTGCTCAAATGGCACGGGCCGCAGGAATGCACCTTATTTTGGCAACCCAGCGACCGTCGGTTGATGTTCTCACCGGCCTTATTAAAGCCAATTTTCCAACTAGAATTTCCTTTAAAGTTTCTTCAAAGATAGACTCCCGTACCATTCTCGACACTTCGGGTGCTGAACACCTTCTCGGTGCCGGGGACATGCTTTATCTTGCAAATGGCTCGTCCGGGTTGCAGCGGGTTCATGGTGCCTACATATCAGAGGCAGAAACTGAAGCCATTATCACATTCTTAAAAGAACAGGGGAATGCCAGTTATGATGAATCGGTAACCTCTGCAGTAGAAGACGAGGGAAATGATGGAGAGGCAGCAGGAGATGAAGAGTATGATGAGCGCTATGACGAGGCTGTGAATCTGGTCTGTGAGTCTGGGCAGGCATCAATTTCCATGGTGCAAAGGAGACTGCGTGTAGGGTATAATCGAGCAGCCAGAATGATCGAAATGATGGAGAAAGAAGGGGTCGTTGGGCCAGCAGATGGAGCGAAACCACGAGAGGTTTTTGCCCGCAAGGATTACACCTCTGAGCTCATCTGATAGCGAATGAATTTTCTTGACAATTATTTGGCAACCATATATAAATTCAAACTGGTTAAAAATGAGTGATGGTTCATTTAGTGGGATGTTCGTGCTAGGTGTAGTTAACTTGTTGGTACCAAAACTTTTTTGTGTTGGTGGAGCATTATTGAAAAGCCAGACTTTTTTTGATGTTCTTTTTTTTAGTGGTATAGTTGGCCCGGTCGGTTCCGGGTCGCAAAAAGTAAATTAACTGAGGAGGTAGTTTAATGCCAAGTTATGTAGATCCTTCCAAGTGCGATGGTTGCAAGGGTGGAGACAAGACTGCATGTATGTACATCTGTCCCAACGACCTGATGGTACTTAACAAAGAGGAAATGCGTGCCTACAATCAAGAGCCAGATGCGTGCTGGGAATGTTACTCTTGTGTTAAAATTTGTCCGCAGGGCGCAATCTTTGTTCGTGGATACGATGACTTCGTACCCATGGGCGGACAGGTTCATCCTATGCGTAGTGCTGATTCCATCATGTGGACCGTTAAGTTCCGTAATGGTAACATGAAACGTTTCAAATTCCCTGTTCGTACTACTGCTGAGGGTGCTGCTAACGCATATCCCGGTGAGAAGGGTGCTAACCTGGATGACGAGTGCCTTCTCCTCGAGTCCAGTCTGCCGACCCCTAAATAATTCTCCCTCAGAGTGTTGAGAAGAATCCATTGAATTATTTTAAAAAAACATTTTGAATCTATAAGGAGATTTGAATATGGCGTTACCAAATAAACCCAACGGCGAGCTTAAGGCCGTTGAGAATCCCGAGATCGTTGAGCACGATGTTGACGTACTCATTGTTGGTGGTGGTATGGCTGCTTGCGGTACTGCTTTCGAGATCAAAAAATGGGCCAGCGATGACCTGAAGATTGTCCTTTGTGACAAAGCTTCCATGGAGCGTTCCGGTGCTGTTGCTCAGGGTCTGTCTGCTATCAACACCTATATTGGTGAGAATCCAATCGAAAACTACGTGAAGATGGTTCGTAATGACCTGATGGGCGTTGTTCGTGAGGATCTTATCTATGACTGTGGACGTCACGTGGATGAGTCCGTTAAGCTTTTCGAAGAGTGGGGTCTCCCCGTTTGGAAGAAAGATGCTGATGGCGAAAACCTTGACGGTTCCAAGCCTGCCCCAACCCTGCGTGAAGGTGGAACCCCTGTACGTACCGGTAAGTGGCAGATCATGATCAACGGTGAGTCTTATAAGTGTATCGTTGCTGAGCCCGCTAAAGCTGCCCTTGGTGAGGAAAACTGTCTTGAGCGTATCTTTATCGTGAAGATGCTTCTTGACAAAAACAAGCCAAATCAGATTGCTGGTGCTGTTGGTTTCTCTACCCGTGAAAACAAAGTACACGTTTTCCGTTGCAAAGCTGCTCTCGTAGCTTGTGGTGGTGCTGTTAACATCTTCCGTCCCCGGTCTACCGGTGAGGGTAAAGGTCGTGCATGGTATCCAGTATGGAATGCCGGTTCCACCTACACCATGTGTGGTCAGGTTGGTGCAACCATGACCATGATGGAAAATCGTTTCACCCCCGCTCGTTTTAAAGATGGATACGGACCTGTTGGTGCCTGGTTCCTTCTTTTTAAAGCTAAGGTTCAGAATGGTCTTGGTGAGTTTTATGCAAACACTGATGCCGTGAAAGATGAGCTTGAGAAGTTCATGCCTTATGGTGCTTCTGCTGTTACTCCTACCTGTCTTCGTAACCACTTGATGCTCAACGAGTTGAAAGAAGGTCGCGGACCAATCTACATGGCCACCGATGTTGCCCTGAATGCCTTCCTTGATGAACGTCGCGAAGCTGGAATGGACGAGAAGTCTCTGAAGAAATTCTGGAAACACCTCGAGTCTGAAGCATGGGAAGATTTCCTTGATATGTCCGTTGGACAGGCTGGCCTTTGGGCTGGTGCCAACGTTGAGCCTGAGAAAGTAGGTTCTGAAATCATGCCAACCGAACCTTACCTCCTTGGTTCTCACTCCGGTTGTTGTGGTATCTGGACTTCAGGTCCCGATGAAGCTTGGGTTCCAGATGTTGCCAATGATTCCCGCGCTCATAAGTACAAATGGGGATACAATCGTATGACCACCGTTGACGGACTCTTCACCGCTGGTGATGGTGTTGGTGCTTCCGGTCATAAGTTCTCCTCAGGTGCTCATGCTGAAGGACGTATCGTTGCTAAGCAGCTAGTGAAATTCTGTCGTGATAACGCTGACTTCAAGCCAGAGCTGAAGCAGACCGCACAGGAACTTGCAGACGAAGTTTACGCTCCAGTTAAACTGTACAATGAGCATGTCGGTGCTTCCACAAGCTCCAACGTTAACCCCAACTTCTGCAAGCCTGCAGGTATCATGATGCGTCTCATGAAAGCCACCGATGAGTATGGTGGTGGTGTTGCGACATACTACATGACCTCTGGTAAACTGCTGGGTATTTGTATGGATCTTCTCAAGCTTCTTCGCGAAGATGCAGAGAAAATGGCCGCTGGCGATCTTCATGAATTGCTTCGTGCCTGGGAGAATTACCATCGTATCTGGTGTGTAGAGATGCATATCCGTCACATTCAGTTCCGTGAGGAATCCCGCTACCCAGGATTCTACTACAGATCTGACTTCCCAACCTGTGATGACGAGAACTGGAAAGTTTTTGTTAACTCTACTTTCAATCCTGAGACTCAGGAGTGGTTGTGTGAGAAGGTTGAGTGTATTAACATCGTAGAGACCGACCCCTGGATCTAATCCAAGGCTGTAGGACATACGCATGATAACAATCTCCAGGAGTCTTCGGACTTCTGGAGATTTTTACTATGTGGCACTTGTGGTTGATTAGAGGCAAGGAAATGGGAATCTTTCCTTTATTCTGATGAGTTACAATGTTAAAAAAAAGAGCCTTTGATTCTTGAATTTGTTTGTTCTTAAATTGAAGCGTACTGAATGTCAGAATTGCACTTGACCGGAAGTATGTTTTCAAAGGTAAATA comes from Desulfocapsa sulfexigens DSM 10523 and encodes:
- a CDS encoding tetratricopeptide repeat protein: MSEENAIENLTEDLPTVIAELEKKCKQNPDNVVTLHHLGLVYLKSGRIDEAIECLEKCLVIDEQANQPMINLGAIYFGQGNLDKAQELNEMAIKVQPDTSAQAHANLGLIWQQRNELDKSIASYEKAIQYDPKLATVWMNLTSVLTMKGEDDRALKAATKATQLEPDSALAQNNLAVALFFSGDYPKAKVHMEKAIELGYSVDPNFIAGLEEKLA
- a CDS encoding DVU0298 family protein, whose protein sequence is MKKQKLTTAPWCPFCGQKVGRATDAIERKMQEFQVGRCQCGAVYTCDPTGHNVGSAMVEALVFACNDNWDFAWDLMPEDDYLTGRVEDYDETTHQVVNTRNIDGRPVRGVLYFVRLHTEIAEIAKRVKEKKEALARETITPILSDAVEAIPTPEPQLDPKRVKLKSTKKGVKEARDRGDIDTLVMLCFDNRKTLRLLQRLLYDVDEARRWETAWVIGQVCSRVATKMPGQVSELVHRLFEACSDSAAAPWGMIEALGEVISGRPDVFGAFTRHLLNYMGDDSTQVQVVWALSKIAAKRPDLIRETPFFNLFHFLQHPNPQMRGLVVQLLGRIRAKEVSLQLMELSDDQEKLVIWENRKPVEYTIAELVTVALKQISEGDIKK
- a CDS encoding tetratricopeptide repeat protein — translated: MISNIQSMADIKKAGQKEEKKRSSDPIQAEYDDGIAFLKEKDLAQAAVAFHNALRGYEEKKHQDGIANASNQLGNVCLEKGEFEKAKEHYQRAWDICDRFEDPMSLLALSMQLVTVHRGLNDNTAALNICFDMLDTHSLNNNPQGTVATMETIADIYMAMGDKAKVADTYRTIASIHANYKHKNIAEKFLTRAKELEAEA
- a CDS encoding riboflavin synthase, with the protein product MFTGIIEGTGKLLAKRNVGGGMAFDLQAGFDLTDPEEGESIAVNGVCLTAYNIKGRKFTVDISPESLSRTILGRIGVGGAVNMERALQLTDRLGGHIVSGHVDCVATVRERQPSGDFTLFSFGFPKEFGRYVIEKGSITINGVSLTVNSCTMETFEVSIIPHTLQVTTLGVLKRGDEVNIEVDIIGKYVEKMLLPRESGGTVPGSGTTINPAFLAENGFF
- a CDS encoding bifunctional 3,4-dihydroxy-2-butanone-4-phosphate synthase/GTP cyclohydrolase II; translated protein: MAVSSIDEVLEDIKAGKMVILVDDEDRENEGDLYMAASAITPEAVNFMATHGRGLICLTLSPELIDKLELPMMVSENKSPYGTGFTVSIEATTGVTTGISAADRARTIEAAVAPDAKPTDIISPGHIFPLRAREGGVLVRLGQTEGSVDLSRLAGLTAAGVICEIMKADGTMARMPDLEIFAAEHDLKICTIADLVAYRLREDVLVHRAAEARIPTEHAGEFTAVVYKNDVDSFEHLALVKGQIDPEKKVLVRVHSECLTGDVFGSARCDCGDQLHAAMRMIDQEGTGVVLYMRQEGRGIGLVNKLKAYNLQDEGLDTVEANHKLGFKADLRDYGIGAQILRDLGVRKMSLLTNNPKKIIGLEGYGIEVVDRFPIEMAASEENKGYLQCKRDRMGHLIEVDED
- the ribH gene encoding 6,7-dimethyl-8-ribityllumazine synthase produces the protein MANYIEGNLKADGKKFGIIVARFNSFICEKLLEGALDSLLRSGASDGDIDVVRVPGAFEIPLIAKKMANSQKYDAIICLGVVIRGATPHFDVVVNEVSKGSAQVGLETEVPVIFGVLTTETIEQAIERSGTKAGNKGSEVAVAAIEMADLISKFQ
- the nusB gene encoding transcription antitermination factor NusB, whose amino-acid sequence is MGIRRKSREAVLQFLFQDDFKGFEAGFDQDLANRFVDFCSLYDVQKKARPYALELLEGVYVRRADVDSVIKKHASNWRLERIDLTDRNVLRIAVYEMIYCDDVPPEVAINEAVEIAKRFGTGDSPSFVNGVLDAVKTGIAK
- a CDS encoding FtsK/SpoIIIE family DNA translocase, with amino-acid sequence MTQVSKKTRPSLKQEATAVLGVFLSLFLFLSLASPYFAGDGNWGGEIGMLIAQILTGVTGWGAYLLAALLLILSFLFFSPRVAFERLPQITAGLTGSVLSACALFSAFSLKGWASIDAGGVIGKTIFTVMQSLVGGPGTVLFLLLIFLMSFMLSTQFSPYQLTLFLWRVTKKAGCGLRNILVFGNERRVMRKEAKRSAKTVTAVENGPRVRIPSGRVGRETPDAVGPSLGMPVVKEIAKTSEVSDDDDFAARLVARGDWKLPPISLLEKNSSQGGVVDKEVYYQVSKKLEQKLKNFGVSGKVVGISPGPVVTTYEYSPAAGVKINKIAGLADDLALGLKAQSVRVVGSVPGKAALGIEIPNPNRSVVYIRDLLASEEYRKVEDKLAIVLGLDVVGAPSIVNLAKMPHLLIAGSTGSGKSVAINTIIASILYNATPEEVRLLMVDPKRIELSGYEGIPHLLHPVVVEPKLASRALMWAVREMERRYKLLEVARVKSFDSYNESAEEKLPYIVIIVDELADLMMVASKDVESSIARLAQMARAAGMHLILATQRPSVDVLTGLIKANFPTRISFKVSSKIDSRTILDTSGAEHLLGAGDMLYLANGSSGLQRVHGAYISEAETEAIITFLKEQGNASYDESVTSAVEDEGNDGEAAGDEEYDERYDEAVNLVCESGQASISMVQRRLRVGYNRAARMIEMMEKEGVVGPADGAKPREVFARKDYTSELI
- the aprB gene encoding adenylyl-sulfate reductase subunit beta, whose translation is MPSYVDPSKCDGCKGGDKTACMYICPNDLMVLNKEEMRAYNQEPDACWECYSCVKICPQGAIFVRGYDDFVPMGGQVHPMRSADSIMWTVKFRNGNMKRFKFPVRTTAEGAANAYPGEKGANLDDECLLLESSLPTPK
- the aprA gene encoding adenylyl-sulfate reductase subunit alpha; its protein translation is MALPNKPNGELKAVENPEIVEHDVDVLIVGGGMAACGTAFEIKKWASDDLKIVLCDKASMERSGAVAQGLSAINTYIGENPIENYVKMVRNDLMGVVREDLIYDCGRHVDESVKLFEEWGLPVWKKDADGENLDGSKPAPTLREGGTPVRTGKWQIMINGESYKCIVAEPAKAALGEENCLERIFIVKMLLDKNKPNQIAGAVGFSTRENKVHVFRCKAALVACGGAVNIFRPRSTGEGKGRAWYPVWNAGSTYTMCGQVGATMTMMENRFTPARFKDGYGPVGAWFLLFKAKVQNGLGEFYANTDAVKDELEKFMPYGASAVTPTCLRNHLMLNELKEGRGPIYMATDVALNAFLDERREAGMDEKSLKKFWKHLESEAWEDFLDMSVGQAGLWAGANVEPEKVGSEIMPTEPYLLGSHSGCCGIWTSGPDEAWVPDVANDSRAHKYKWGYNRMTTVDGLFTAGDGVGASGHKFSSGAHAEGRIVAKQLVKFCRDNADFKPELKQTAQELADEVYAPVKLYNEHVGASTSSNVNPNFCKPAGIMMRLMKATDEYGGGVATYYMTSGKLLGICMDLLKLLREDAEKMAAGDLHELLRAWENYHRIWCVEMHIRHIQFREESRYPGFYYRSDFPTCDDENWKVFVNSTFNPETQEWLCEKVECINIVETDPWI